Proteins from a single region of Thermoplasmata archaeon:
- a CDS encoding DUF87 domain-containing protein, with product MAVAPAAGVLVRAPGPITETERRWRDRWEEQQQALRWVATVSIRSGPVVPARAAIDRVTEVIQSVTRSPGGNGIRFRPASRWWAARPRPFVLTEPELLGLLPSPECVVGEAPRTPARFRRELVVGRADIGTLLELRLDPQEGRHLAMLGETGMGKSTLLTALARQVGARHGVVLLDPVGDTGRALLSSLDPETRKRTVWVSPAESPIGLNALAGGENGNEAPGPRQVADLVQALRRVRSGRYAESAYWGPRIEDVVTRALLAAGTIPGGTLADALQLLEAPERHRSPVAGEAGAAWRDLRLQARERPEETDGARRLLYEVAGNSVLTRLLCERRPRWSSAELLIDGRITVVTGDAATIGEGSARQLLSMYLALLWSGILARSRPTKTFVILDEAQWFGNEALSEMLNIGRRFNIHLVLATQALGSLNENVRQAIATNVADFILFRGSPDDAREFGRIARSVSPEELMSLGRGEAILLRGKAGRFDRLRTPIGFPTGVDPEVLRGIARSSMARFGPRIERWTEATMEERPRAPPRQVSRPHGIDAAARTLLEQIAGKPDGALVRVHLSTLREGSDDDALRALGAALGREGILHLHSRDEAGPYWELRPGAVRARLLPAMRMRSAGAVRPA from the coding sequence ATGGCGGTAGCTCCCGCAGCAGGCGTTCTCGTGCGGGCTCCCGGGCCGATCACCGAGACCGAACGGCGATGGCGAGATCGTTGGGAGGAGCAGCAGCAGGCGTTGCGCTGGGTGGCCACCGTATCCATCCGGAGTGGGCCCGTCGTGCCCGCGCGGGCGGCCATCGATCGCGTCACCGAGGTCATCCAGTCGGTGACTCGCTCCCCTGGGGGTAACGGGATCCGCTTTCGCCCGGCGTCCCGGTGGTGGGCCGCTCGCCCCCGGCCCTTCGTCTTGACCGAGCCGGAACTCCTCGGGCTGCTCCCATCCCCGGAGTGCGTGGTAGGGGAGGCTCCCCGAACACCGGCTCGCTTCCGGCGAGAGTTGGTGGTGGGTCGAGCGGATATAGGGACCCTGCTGGAGCTTCGACTCGATCCGCAGGAAGGTCGCCACCTCGCGATGCTCGGCGAGACCGGGATGGGAAAGAGCACGCTCTTGACGGCCCTGGCCCGACAGGTCGGGGCGAGGCATGGGGTCGTCCTCCTCGATCCGGTCGGTGATACCGGCCGGGCCCTGTTGAGCTCGCTCGATCCCGAGACGCGAAAGCGGACGGTCTGGGTCTCACCGGCGGAGTCACCGATCGGGCTCAACGCTCTCGCCGGGGGAGAGAACGGCAACGAGGCCCCCGGTCCGCGGCAAGTGGCGGATCTGGTCCAGGCGCTACGACGCGTGCGATCGGGCCGGTACGCAGAGAGCGCATACTGGGGACCCCGGATCGAGGACGTGGTCACGCGCGCTCTCCTCGCGGCGGGCACGATCCCCGGAGGAACGCTCGCGGATGCGCTCCAGCTCCTGGAAGCTCCCGAGCGGCATCGGTCCCCCGTCGCGGGCGAGGCGGGAGCGGCGTGGCGCGACCTCCGTCTGCAGGCGCGAGAGCGGCCGGAGGAGACGGACGGTGCTCGGCGCCTTCTGTACGAGGTCGCCGGGAACTCGGTGCTGACCCGGCTCCTGTGCGAGCGGCGGCCGCGATGGTCCTCCGCGGAACTCCTGATCGATGGGCGAATCACCGTCGTCACGGGGGACGCCGCGACGATCGGGGAGGGATCAGCGCGCCAGCTCCTGTCCATGTACCTCGCGCTGTTGTGGTCGGGGATCCTCGCTCGTTCCCGCCCGACGAAGACGTTCGTGATCCTCGATGAGGCTCAGTGGTTCGGTAACGAAGCCCTCTCCGAGATGCTCAACATCGGGCGACGGTTCAACATCCATCTCGTCCTGGCCACTCAGGCTCTGGGGTCGCTCAACGAGAACGTGCGTCAAGCGATCGCGACGAACGTCGCCGACTTCATCCTGTTCCGAGGATCGCCGGACGATGCTCGAGAGTTCGGGAGGATCGCACGTAGTGTTTCCCCCGAGGAGCTGATGTCGCTCGGTCGCGGGGAGGCGATCCTCCTTCGAGGAAAGGCCGGCCGCTTCGATCGACTTCGCACGCCGATCGGCTTCCCCACGGGAGTCGACCCCGAGGTCTTGCGGGGGATCGCACGGTCGTCGATGGCGCGCTTCGGCCCACGGATCGAGAGATGGACCGAAGCGACTATGGAGGAGCGCCCGCGAGCCCCGCCCCGACAGGTATCGCGGCCGCACGGCATCGATGCCGCGGCGCGGACGCTCCTCGAGCAGATCGCGGGGAAGCCCGACGGCGCGCTCGTGCGCGTGCACCTGAGCACGTTGCGGGAGGGGAGCGACGATGACGCGCTACGCGCCCTCGGCGCCGCCTTGGGCCGCGAGGGGATCCTCCATCTCCATAGCCGGGACGAAGCAGGGCCGTACTGGGAGCTGCGTCCCGGAGCCGTCCGCGCCAGGCTCCTTCCTGCAATGCGGATGCGTTCGGCAGGTGCCGTGAGGCCCGCTTGA
- a CDS encoding GTP-binding protein, producing MSSIEEQITEVEDEIRKTQYNKATQRHIGRLRAKIAVLRLEREARAKGKGAGPGYSVRKSGHATVGLVGYPSVGKSTLLTSLTSAESVAAAYDFTTVSIIPGMLRWSGASIQILDMPGLVPGASTGRGRGREVLSVVRSTDLVLFLVDPEHTNLRALITELESSGVRLNTRPPKIVVTTHDRGGLTIASTVKLTHLAGGLAAEIAREFGMHNGHIVFREDATADQLIDVLAGNRVYIDAILGVNKAETLSEEERKRLRADLAPFDPIFISAKNRVGLDNLVEKMGRALRFVRIYVKPPGRPPDREDPVILRTGSTISDLLRRLPGDLQRTFRAAQIWGPSARFPGQTVGRAHILRDEDVVTVIIARGSQVAT from the coding sequence ATGTCATCGATCGAGGAGCAGATCACCGAGGTCGAGGACGAGATCCGCAAGACCCAGTACAACAAGGCGACCCAGCGCCACATCGGGCGGCTGCGAGCGAAGATCGCCGTCTTGCGCCTCGAACGGGAGGCCCGTGCGAAGGGCAAGGGTGCCGGGCCCGGCTACTCCGTCCGCAAGAGCGGACATGCCACGGTGGGACTGGTCGGGTATCCGTCGGTCGGCAAATCCACCCTGCTCACCTCCCTCACTTCGGCGGAAAGTGTCGCCGCAGCCTACGATTTCACCACGGTGTCGATCATCCCCGGCATGCTGCGCTGGTCTGGCGCGTCGATCCAGATCCTCGATATGCCCGGGCTCGTTCCCGGGGCTTCCACGGGACGCGGGCGCGGCCGCGAGGTCTTGTCGGTGGTTCGCTCCACGGACCTCGTTCTGTTTCTCGTCGATCCGGAACACACCAACCTGCGCGCGTTGATCACGGAGCTCGAGTCGAGCGGGGTGCGACTCAACACCCGACCGCCGAAGATCGTGGTCACCACTCACGACCGTGGGGGGCTCACGATCGCCAGCACCGTGAAACTGACGCACCTCGCGGGCGGCCTCGCGGCCGAGATCGCGCGAGAATTCGGAATGCACAACGGCCACATCGTGTTCCGAGAGGACGCGACCGCCGACCAGCTGATCGACGTGCTCGCAGGGAACCGGGTGTACATCGACGCGATCCTGGGGGTGAACAAGGCCGAGACGCTCAGCGAGGAGGAGCGCAAGCGGCTGCGGGCGGATCTCGCCCCGTTCGACCCGATCTTCATCTCGGCGAAGAACCGGGTCGGATTGGACAACTTGGTCGAGAAGATGGGCCGGGCCCTGCGGTTCGTCCGGATCTACGTCAAGCCCCCCGGCCGGCCTCCCGACCGGGAGGATCCCGTGATCCTGCGCACCGGCAGCACGATCAGCGATCTATTGCGTCGGCTCCCCGGCGATCTTCAGCGCACATTCCGGGCGGCCCAGATCTGGGGCCCGAGCGCCCGATTCCCGGGTCAGACCGTCGGCCGCGCCCACATCCTTCGAGACGAGGATGTCGTCACGGTGATCATCGCGCGCGGGAGCCAGGTGGCGACCTAG
- a CDS encoding IS5 family transposase: MPSEFDLPEYLWLRVSSLLPIRAPSPRGGRPRADDRRCFAGIVYLLRTGIQWGALPRCFGPKSTVHDRFQEWCAAGLFQRLWAEALLAYDEKTGIRWAWQSMDGTMTKAPLGGDRTGPNPTDRGKSGVKRSLLTDGRGVPLGIVAAPANRNDCKLVEGTLDSRPLRPPRGVRQHICLDRGYDYLEVEEVVEAYRYEHHIRRRGEGTIPRRERLRFQNHRWVVERTHSWMNRFRRLLVRWEKKVVNYLGFVHIACAWIALRAARLL; encoded by the coding sequence ATTCCTTCTGAGTTCGATCTTCCCGAGTATCTCTGGCTTCGAGTCTCTTCCCTCCTCCCGATACGCGCTCCGTCTCCTCGAGGGGGTCGTCCTCGGGCCGACGACCGGCGGTGCTTCGCGGGCATCGTCTACCTGCTCCGTACCGGCATCCAGTGGGGAGCCCTCCCTCGGTGTTTCGGACCCAAGAGCACCGTCCACGATCGATTCCAAGAGTGGTGCGCCGCGGGCCTGTTCCAGCGACTGTGGGCGGAGGCTCTCCTCGCCTACGACGAGAAGACCGGGATCCGTTGGGCGTGGCAATCGATGGATGGCACGATGACCAAAGCGCCGCTCGGTGGCGATAGGACCGGCCCGAATCCTACCGACCGTGGGAAGTCCGGGGTGAAGCGAAGTCTGTTGACCGATGGACGGGGGGTTCCGCTTGGGATTGTGGCCGCACCCGCGAATCGCAATGACTGCAAGTTGGTCGAGGGGACGCTCGATTCTCGACCCCTCCGCCCGCCCCGAGGGGTCCGTCAGCACATCTGCCTTGATCGAGGATACGACTACCTGGAGGTGGAAGAGGTCGTCGAGGCGTACCGATACGAGCACCACATTCGTCGGAGGGGCGAGGGTACCATTCCTCGCCGAGAGCGCCTTCGATTTCAAAATCATCGATGGGTGGTCGAGCGCACCCATTCGTGGATGAACCGGTTCCGTCGCCTTCTCGTGCGGTGGGAGAAGAAGGTGGTGAATTACCTCGGGTTCGTCCACATCGCTTGCGCGTGGATCGCTCTTCGGGCGGCCCGACTTCTATAA
- a CDS encoding AbrB/MazE/SpoVT family DNA-binding domain-containing protein codes for MAKTAVVSSKGQITLPKELRERHHLQEGATVLVLETKEGVLIRSGRRTLRGLLKGHIDPDKAEKAVRSLREEWRV; via the coding sequence ATGGCGAAGACCGCAGTGGTCAGCTCGAAGGGTCAGATCACGCTCCCCAAGGAGCTCCGCGAACGCCACCATTTGCAGGAAGGTGCGACCGTGCTGGTCCTCGAAACGAAGGAGGGGGTTCTCATTCGGTCGGGGCGTCGTACACTGCGGGGGTTGTTGAAAGGCCACATCGACCCCGACAAGGCGGAGAAGGCGGTCCGCTCCCTCCGCGAGGAGTGGAGGGTCTGA
- a CDS encoding PIN domain-containing protein, which translates to MEGLTDAVIDTVALIRHLDDSLPPAAERVFREAEDGFGRLFLPEVALGEFAYLILRGRVRVPHPRATVQEVTDEVRASGYLRAASLGSAGWGYFLDLEIPELHDRMIAAVAMSRRLPLVSNDPAFRSVPSLRVIWR; encoded by the coding sequence GTGGAGGGTCTGACCGACGCCGTTATCGACACCGTGGCCCTGATACGGCATCTGGACGACTCGCTTCCGCCGGCCGCCGAGCGGGTCTTTCGGGAGGCCGAGGACGGGTTCGGTCGTCTCTTCCTGCCCGAGGTGGCGCTGGGCGAGTTCGCCTATCTCATCCTGCGGGGACGGGTCCGGGTCCCTCACCCTCGAGCGACCGTGCAAGAGGTGACCGACGAGGTCCGCGCCTCGGGCTATCTTCGGGCCGCTTCTCTGGGGTCGGCGGGCTGGGGGTACTTTCTGGACCTGGAGATCCCGGAGCTGCACGACCGGATGATCGCGGCCGTCGCGATGTCTCGCCGCCTACCGCTCGTCTCGAACGACCCGGCGTTCCGGTCCGTCCCCTCCCTCCGTGTGATCTGGCGATAA